From a region of the Rouxiella sp. S1S-2 genome:
- a CDS encoding amino acid ABC transporter substrate-binding protein has product MQMRKLVLSVLLASVAASSLAHAEELTGTLKKIKDNGVIVVGHRESSVPFSYYNNEQKVVGYSQDFSNAIVDAVKKKLNAPNLQVKMLPITSQNRIPLLQNGTYDFECGSTTNNVERQQQAAFSDTIFVIGTRLLVKKGSPIKDFEDLKGKTVVVTSGTTSEVLLHKLNDDKKLDMKIISTKDHGDSFRTLETGRAAAFMMDDALLAGERAKAKKPDDWVILGTPQSKEAYGCMLRKDDPEFKKLVDDTISTAETSGEATKWFETWFKKPIPPKNLNMNFELSDDMKALFKAPNDKAL; this is encoded by the coding sequence GCCGAAGAACTGACTGGTACGCTGAAAAAAATTAAAGATAATGGCGTGATCGTTGTCGGCCACCGCGAATCTTCCGTGCCATTCTCTTATTACAACAATGAGCAAAAAGTGGTGGGTTACTCACAGGATTTTTCAAATGCCATCGTTGATGCCGTTAAGAAAAAGCTGAACGCGCCTAATTTACAGGTAAAAATGCTGCCGATTACTTCGCAGAACCGCATCCCGCTGCTGCAAAACGGCACTTACGATTTTGAGTGTGGTTCAACCACCAATAACGTTGAGCGTCAGCAACAGGCGGCCTTTTCAGACACTATCTTCGTGATCGGTACTCGCCTGCTGGTTAAGAAAGGCTCGCCGATTAAAGATTTCGAAGACCTGAAAGGCAAAACCGTGGTTGTCACTTCAGGAACGACGTCTGAAGTTCTGCTGCACAAGCTGAACGACGACAAAAAATTGGACATGAAAATCATCAGCACCAAAGACCACGGTGATTCATTCCGCACGCTGGAAACCGGTCGCGCCGCGGCCTTTATGATGGATGATGCCCTGCTGGCCGGCGAACGTGCTAAAGCCAAAAAACCTGATGACTGGGTCATTTTGGGTACGCCACAGTCGAAGGAAGCCTACGGCTGTATGCTGCGTAAAGACGATCCTGAGTTCAAGAAATTGGTTGATGACACCATCTCTACTGCCGAAACCTCAGGCGAAGCGACCAAATGGTTCGAAACCTGGTTCAAAAAACCTATTCCTCCAAAAAATCTGAACATGAACTTTGAACTGTCCGACGACATGAAAGCTTTGTTCAAAGCGCCTAATGACAAAGCGCTGTAA
- a CDS encoding amino acid ABC transporter permease: MSSGWNWGIFLEQAPFGNTTYLGWIWSGFQVTIALSLCAWVIAFFIGSVFGILRTVPNRFLSTLGTCYVELFRNVPLIVQFFIWYLVVPELLPENIGMWFKQDLDPNVQFFVSSMVCLGLFTAARVCEQVRAAIQSLPSGQQAAGLAMGLTLPQTYRYVLLPNAYRVIVPPLTSEMLNLVKNSAIASTIGLVDMAAQAGKLLDYSAHAYESFAAITLAYVLINAVIMLIMQQVERKIRLPGTMGSK, from the coding sequence ATGTCTTCAGGCTGGAATTGGGGCATTTTTCTCGAACAGGCCCCGTTCGGTAATACCACGTATCTCGGCTGGATCTGGTCTGGTTTTCAGGTCACGATTGCACTTTCACTCTGCGCCTGGGTAATTGCATTTTTCATAGGCTCGGTGTTCGGTATTTTACGCACGGTGCCGAACCGTTTTCTCTCCACTCTTGGCACCTGTTACGTTGAGCTTTTCCGTAACGTACCGCTGATTGTGCAGTTCTTTATCTGGTATTTAGTGGTACCTGAGCTGCTGCCCGAAAATATCGGCATGTGGTTTAAACAGGATTTGGATCCAAACGTTCAATTCTTTGTCTCTTCCATGGTTTGCCTCGGCTTGTTCACCGCTGCCCGCGTTTGCGAGCAGGTGCGCGCCGCGATTCAATCTCTGCCAAGCGGCCAGCAGGCTGCCGGTTTGGCCATGGGTCTGACCCTGCCGCAAACCTATCGCTACGTCCTGCTGCCCAACGCCTATCGCGTCATTGTGCCGCCGTTGACTTCAGAGATGCTTAACCTGGTAAAAAACTCGGCGATTGCCTCCACCATCGGCTTGGTCGACATGGCGGCACAGGCGGGCAAACTGCTCGACTATTCCGCCCATGCCTACGAGTCTTTTGCCGCCATCACGCTGGCTTACGTCCTCATCAACGCGGTCATTATGCTTATCATGCAACAGGTTGAACGCAAGATTCGCCTGCCGGGCACAATGGGGAGCAAATAA
- the gltK gene encoding glutamate/aspartate ABC transporter permease GltK has protein sequence MYQFDWSSVVPSLPYLLNGMVITLEITAIAIVFGILWGTLLAVMRLSSFKPISWFARIYVNLFRAVPLVMVLLWFYLVVPSFLQKVLGLSPKTDIRLISAMVAFALFEAAYYSEIIRAGIQSIARGQSSAALALGMTHWQSMQLIILPQAFRAMVPLLLTQAIVLFQDTSLVYVLSLADFFRTATNIGERDGTQVEMILFAGFVYFVISISASLLVSYLKKRTLS, from the coding sequence ATGTATCAATTTGACTGGAGTTCAGTAGTCCCCAGCCTGCCCTACCTGCTTAACGGCATGGTGATTACTCTCGAAATTACCGCTATTGCTATCGTCTTTGGCATCCTGTGGGGAACGCTGCTGGCGGTAATGCGCCTGTCGAGCTTCAAGCCTATCAGCTGGTTTGCGCGCATTTACGTTAACCTGTTCCGCGCCGTGCCGCTGGTTATGGTCCTGCTGTGGTTTTATCTGGTGGTGCCAAGTTTCCTGCAAAAAGTGCTCGGCCTGTCGCCAAAAACCGATATTCGTCTGATATCCGCGATGGTGGCCTTTGCGCTGTTCGAAGCGGCTTATTATTCCGAGATCATCCGCGCCGGTATTCAAAGTATTGCTCGCGGACAGTCTTCCGCCGCGCTGGCACTCGGTATGACCCACTGGCAGTCGATGCAGCTGATTATTTTGCCTCAGGCGTTTCGCGCCATGGTGCCGCTGCTGCTGACTCAGGCCATCGTATTATTCCAGGATACTTCGCTGGTGTACGTGTTGAGCCTGGCGGACTTCTTCCGCACGGCAACCAATATCGGCGAGCGTGACGGAACGCAGGTCGAAATGATCCTGTTTGCCGGATTTGTTTACTTTGTTATCAGCATCTCTGCCTCTTTGCTGGTGAGCTATTTGAAGAAAAGGACCCTTTCATGA
- a CDS encoding amino acid ABC transporter ATP-binding protein, producing MISLKNVSKWYGHFQVLTDCSTEVKKGEVVVVCGPSGSGKSTLIKTVNGLEPIQKGEILVNGTPVNDKKTNLAQLRAKVGMVFQHFELFPHLSIVENLTLAQVKVLKRDKAAAREKGLKLLERVGLSAHANKFPGQLSGGQQQRVAIARALCMDPIAMLFDEPTSALDPEMINEVLDVMVELANEGMTMMVVTHEMGFARKVANRVIFMDEGKIVEDRNKDDFFNNPESDRARDFLAKILH from the coding sequence ATGATTTCGCTGAAAAATGTCTCTAAGTGGTACGGTCACTTCCAGGTGCTGACCGATTGCAGTACTGAAGTTAAGAAAGGTGAAGTGGTGGTGGTCTGCGGTCCTTCTGGTTCAGGCAAATCAACGCTTATCAAAACCGTTAACGGGCTGGAGCCTATCCAGAAAGGCGAGATTCTGGTGAACGGTACGCCGGTTAATGATAAAAAAACCAACCTTGCCCAACTGCGTGCAAAAGTCGGCATGGTGTTCCAGCATTTTGAGCTGTTCCCCCACCTGTCGATCGTTGAAAACCTGACCCTGGCGCAGGTTAAAGTGTTGAAGCGTGATAAAGCCGCGGCCAGAGAAAAAGGCCTCAAACTTCTCGAGCGCGTTGGCCTTTCTGCGCACGCCAACAAGTTCCCCGGTCAGCTTTCTGGCGGACAGCAGCAGCGCGTGGCTATCGCCCGTGCGCTGTGCATGGATCCTATCGCCATGCTGTTTGATGAGCCGACCTCGGCGCTTGACCCGGAAATGATTAACGAAGTGCTCGACGTTATGGTCGAGCTTGCGAACGAAGGCATGACCATGATGGTGGTGACTCACGAGATGGGCTTTGCCCGCAAAGTGGCAAACCGCGTTATCTTTATGGATGAAGGAAAAATTGTTGAGGATCGTAATAAAGACGACTTCTTTAATAATCCAGAATCTGACCGCGCACGCGACTTCCTAGCCAAAATTTTACATTAA
- a CDS encoding zinc ribbon-containing protein, producing the protein MNNEQQDYRQLMASLTERLRGGERDIDLLVRDARESLKSEGNLTPTEIDRLTLSARRDLQEFARIYGEYAPAHRAAAKPPETDSGDEDSVFMRVIKESLWRELADITDKTQLEWKEVFKDVNHHGVYHSGEVVGLGDLICEKCHFQLSVYTPEILTKCPECGNDEFTRRAFEP; encoded by the coding sequence ATGAATAATGAACAGCAGGACTATCGCCAACTGATGGCGTCATTGACGGAGCGCCTGCGCGGCGGTGAACGCGATATTGACCTGTTAGTGCGCGATGCACGGGAAAGCCTGAAAAGCGAAGGCAATCTGACACCGACCGAAATTGACCGCCTGACACTGTCGGCAAGACGTGACCTGCAGGAGTTTGCCCGTATCTACGGTGAGTATGCGCCAGCACACCGAGCAGCAGCAAAGCCGCCGGAAACGGACAGTGGCGATGAAGACAGCGTATTTATGCGAGTGATAAAAGAGAGCCTGTGGCGCGAGTTGGCTGATATTACTGACAAAACGCAGTTGGAGTGGAAAGAGGTGTTTAAAGACGTAAACCATCACGGCGTCTATCACAGCGGTGAAGTCGTGGGACTCGGCGATTTAATCTGCGAGAAGTGCCATTTTCAGCTGTCGGTTTACACGCCTGAAATTCTGACGAAATGTCCAGAGTGTGGTAATGACGAGTTTACCCGCCGAGCGTTTGAACCCTAA
- the leuS gene encoding leucine--tRNA ligase, whose protein sequence is MQEQYRPEDIESQVQLHWQEKQTFKVTEQPGKEKYYCLSMLPYPSGRLHMGHVRNYTIGDVISRYQRMLGKNVLQPIGWDAFGLPAEGAAVKNNTAPAPWTYENIEYMKNQLKLLGFGYDWDRELATCQPEYYRWEQWFFTKLYEKGLVYKKTSAVNWCPHDLTVLANEQVIDGCCWRCDTKVERKEIPQWFIKITAYADQLLNDLDTLESWPEQVKTMQRNWIGRSEGVEITFDVQNSEEKLTVYTTRPDTFMGATYAAVAAGHPLSLQAAASQPALADFIDECRNTKVAEAEMATMEKKGMPTGLFAVHPLTGKNIPIWVANFVLMEYGTGAVMAVPGHDARDWEFATKYDLPIDAVILNADGSVPDVKTAVMTEKGVLCNSGEFDGLDHEQGFNAIADRLVSLGVGERKVNYRLRDWGVSRQRYWGAPIPMITLEDGTVIPTPEDQLPVILPEDVVMDGITSPIKADPEWAKTTVNGMPGLRETDTFDTFMESSWYYARYTCPDYDQGMLDPAAANYWLPVDQYVGGIEHAIMHLMYFRFFHKLMRDAGLVTSDEPAKRLLCQGMVLADAFYYLNDGGARVWVSPVDATLERDEKGRIVKATDPEGRELVYAGMSKMSKSKNNGIDPQVMVQKYGADTVRLFMMFASPAEMTLEWQESGVEGANRFLKRVWKLAFEHSQKGAAAALDVATLTTEQKDLRRDLHKTIAKVTDDVGRRQTFNTAIAAIMELMNKMGRAPQDTEQDRALLQEALLAVVRMLYPFTPHVCFSLWQTLGGEGDVDTAPWPVADEKAMVEDSKLVVVQVNGKVRAKITVAADATEEQVRELAAQEYLVAKYLDGVTVRKVIYVPGKLLNLVVG, encoded by the coding sequence ATGCAAGAGCAATACCGTCCAGAAGATATAGAGTCACAGGTTCAACTTCACTGGCAAGAGAAGCAAACCTTCAAAGTTACCGAACAGCCTGGAAAAGAGAAGTATTACTGCCTCTCCATGTTGCCTTATCCATCAGGCCGTCTGCACATGGGTCACGTTCGTAACTACACCATTGGTGACGTGATTTCCCGCTATCAGCGCATGCTCGGTAAAAACGTTCTACAGCCTATCGGCTGGGACGCATTTGGTTTGCCAGCTGAAGGTGCGGCTGTTAAAAACAACACCGCGCCGGCTCCGTGGACTTACGAAAACATCGAATATATGAAGAACCAGCTTAAACTGCTGGGCTTTGGCTATGACTGGGACCGCGAACTTGCGACCTGTCAGCCTGAGTACTATCGCTGGGAGCAGTGGTTCTTTACCAAGCTGTACGAAAAAGGCTTAGTTTATAAGAAAACCTCAGCCGTTAACTGGTGCCCGCACGACCTGACCGTTCTCGCGAATGAGCAGGTTATCGACGGCTGCTGCTGGCGTTGTGATACCAAGGTGGAACGTAAAGAGATCCCACAGTGGTTTATTAAAATCACCGCCTATGCCGACCAGTTGCTGAACGACCTGGATACGCTTGAAAGCTGGCCTGAACAGGTCAAGACCATGCAGCGTAACTGGATTGGCCGTTCAGAAGGCGTCGAGATCACTTTCGACGTTCAGAATAGCGAAGAGAAACTGACCGTTTACACCACGCGTCCAGACACCTTTATGGGTGCGACCTACGCGGCGGTTGCAGCGGGGCACCCTCTGTCACTGCAGGCGGCCGCCTCACAGCCTGCACTGGCCGACTTTATCGACGAATGCCGCAATACCAAGGTTGCCGAAGCCGAAATGGCGACCATGGAGAAAAAAGGCATGCCGACAGGCCTGTTCGCCGTGCATCCGCTGACCGGTAAAAACATTCCAATCTGGGTCGCCAACTTTGTTCTGATGGAATACGGTACGGGCGCAGTGATGGCCGTTCCTGGCCATGACGCCCGTGACTGGGAGTTTGCGACCAAATACGACCTGCCTATCGACGCGGTTATCCTTAACGCCGACGGCAGCGTGCCGGACGTTAAAACAGCCGTAATGACCGAAAAAGGCGTGCTGTGTAACTCAGGCGAGTTCGACGGTCTTGACCACGAGCAGGGCTTTAACGCTATTGCCGACAGGCTGGTTAGCCTGGGCGTGGGTGAGCGTAAAGTGAACTACCGCCTGCGCGACTGGGGTGTATCACGCCAGCGTTACTGGGGTGCGCCAATCCCGATGATCACGCTGGAAGACGGCACCGTTATTCCTACCCCAGAAGATCAACTGCCGGTTATCCTGCCGGAAGACGTGGTAATGGACGGTATCACCAGCCCAATCAAAGCTGATCCCGAGTGGGCAAAAACCACCGTGAACGGCATGCCGGGACTGCGCGAAACCGACACCTTCGACACCTTTATGGAGTCGTCTTGGTACTACGCACGCTACACCTGCCCAGACTACGACCAAGGCATGCTGGACCCGGCTGCGGCCAATTACTGGCTGCCGGTAGACCAATACGTTGGCGGTATCGAACACGCCATCATGCACCTGATGTACTTCCGCTTCTTCCACAAACTGATGCGTGATGCGGGTCTGGTTACCTCAGACGAACCGGCAAAACGTCTACTGTGTCAGGGCATGGTATTAGCTGATGCCTTCTACTACCTCAACGACGGCGGCGCACGCGTCTGGGTTTCTCCCGTCGATGCTACGCTTGAGCGTGACGAGAAAGGCCGTATCGTTAAAGCTACCGATCCAGAAGGTCGCGAGCTGGTGTACGCGGGCATGAGCAAAATGTCCAAGTCAAAAAATAACGGTATCGACCCGCAGGTGATGGTTCAGAAATACGGTGCCGACACCGTGCGTCTGTTCATGATGTTCGCCTCACCGGCAGAAATGACGCTGGAATGGCAGGAATCAGGCGTTGAAGGCGCTAACCGCTTCCTGAAACGTGTCTGGAAACTGGCCTTTGAGCATTCGCAAAAAGGTGCTGCAGCGGCACTCGACGTGGCAACACTGACCACCGAGCAGAAAGACCTGCGTCGCGACCTGCACAAAACTATCGCCAAAGTGACCGACGATGTCGGCCGCCGTCAGACCTTCAATACCGCCATTGCGGCTATTATGGAACTGATGAACAAGATGGGCCGTGCACCTCAGGACACCGAGCAGGATCGCGCTCTTCTGCAGGAAGCCCTGCTGGCCGTGGTTCGCATGCTTTATCCGTTCACACCGCACGTGTGCTTTAGCCTGTGGCAAACGCTGGGTGGCGAAGGTGATGTGGATACTGCGCCTTGGCCGGTAGCGGACGAAAAAGCGATGGTTGAAGACTCTAAGCTGGTAGTCGTACAGGTAAATGGTAAAGTACGTGCCAAGATAACCGTTGCAGCAGACGCGACGGAAGAGCAGGTTCGCGAATTAGCGGCACAAGAGTATCTGGTCGCAAAATATCTGGATGGGGTTACAGTGCGCAAGGTAATCTACGTGCCAGGCAAACTGCTTAACCTGGTAGTGGGTTAA
- the lptE gene encoding LPS assembly lipoprotein LptE, with product MLLLSAVVLVTSGCGFHLRGTTNVPEELKTITLFSYDPYGPLTREIRDQLKLSDVTVVEPTVSAKKSLPELRIIGATAGQSTASIFQDGKAAEYQKEMTVRAQVLMPGKDIYPISVTVFRSFFDNPLAALAKDAEQDIIDKEMREQAAQQLIRKLLTVHASELTKKDEVNGTPEIISVGKAPAASTVTK from the coding sequence ATGCTGTTGCTGAGCGCTGTCGTGCTGGTGACCTCGGGCTGCGGCTTCCATTTGCGCGGCACGACTAACGTTCCTGAAGAGCTGAAAACCATCACGCTCTTTAGCTACGACCCGTACGGTCCGCTAACGCGTGAAATTCGCGATCAGCTTAAACTTAGCGATGTTACCGTTGTTGAACCTACGGTTTCCGCCAAGAAAAGCCTGCCCGAGCTGCGTATAATTGGCGCAACAGCGGGTCAGTCAACTGCCTCTATCTTCCAGGACGGCAAGGCTGCCGAGTACCAGAAAGAGATGACGGTCAGGGCGCAGGTGCTGATGCCGGGTAAAGATATCTATCCGATTAGCGTGACAGTGTTCCGCTCTTTCTTCGATAACCCACTGGCAGCGTTAGCTAAAGACGCCGAGCAGGACATTATCGACAAAGAGATGCGTGAACAGGCCGCACAGCAGCTTATTCGTAAACTCCTGACGGTTCACGCCTCAGAGCTGACGAAAAAAGATGAAGTGAACGGCACGCCTGAAATCATCAGCGTTGGAAAAGCCCCTGCGGCCAGTACCGTCACGAAATGA
- the holA gene encoding DNA polymerase III subunit delta codes for MIRIYPEQLAAQLREGLRACYLLCGNDPLLLQESQDAVRHAANAAEFSEHFSFILDAHTEWDTIFSSCQALSLFATRQTLTLHFPENGPSAPMAEQLKTLVSLLHDDILLILRAGKLTKGQENSAWFKAVSERTVFVTCQTPEQAQLPRWVAKRAKALSLQLDDPANQLLCYCYEGNLLALAQSLERLALLYPDGKLTLPRVEEAVNDAAHFTPYHWIDALLAGKSKRSWHILRQLQQEDSEPVILLRTLQRELMMLVNLRRKMDNQPLRNLFDQYKVWQNRRTLVTQALQRLSLRQLNQAVQLLTQMEIRLKQDYGQSVWPELESLSMLLCGKPLPPSFIDSGTL; via the coding sequence ATGATCCGTATTTATCCTGAACAACTTGCCGCGCAGCTCCGAGAGGGGCTGCGCGCTTGTTATTTATTATGTGGTAACGACCCGCTTTTGCTGCAAGAAAGCCAGGACGCCGTGCGTCACGCCGCCAATGCCGCCGAGTTTAGCGAACACTTCAGTTTTATTCTTGATGCCCACACCGAGTGGGACACAATATTCAGCAGCTGTCAGGCGCTCAGCCTTTTTGCCACACGCCAAACCCTGACGCTGCATTTTCCAGAAAATGGCCCTTCTGCACCGATGGCCGAACAGCTCAAAACGCTGGTCAGCCTGCTGCATGATGATATTTTACTTATCCTGCGTGCGGGCAAGCTAACCAAGGGGCAGGAAAACAGCGCCTGGTTTAAGGCCGTAAGCGAGCGCACGGTATTTGTTACCTGCCAGACGCCGGAGCAGGCACAGCTACCACGCTGGGTTGCCAAACGTGCCAAGGCGCTGTCGCTCCAGCTCGATGACCCTGCTAATCAGTTGCTCTGCTATTGTTATGAGGGGAATCTGCTGGCGCTGGCCCAGTCGCTCGAAAGGCTTGCCCTGCTCTATCCCGACGGAAAACTGACGCTGCCGCGCGTTGAAGAAGCGGTAAACGATGCTGCGCACTTTACGCCGTATCACTGGATTGATGCGCTACTTGCGGGCAAAAGCAAAAGATCGTGGCATATTTTGCGCCAACTGCAGCAGGAAGACAGCGAGCCGGTCATCTTGCTGCGTACCCTACAGCGGGAGTTGATGATGCTGGTCAATCTGCGCCGTAAAATGGACAACCAGCCGCTACGCAACCTGTTCGATCAGTACAAAGTGTGGCAGAACCGCCGCACGCTGGTGACCCAAGCACTGCAGCGCTTATCCCTTCGGCAGCTTAATCAGGCGGTGCAGTTGCTGACACAAATGGAAATTCGCCTCAAACAGGACTATGGTCAATCGGTATGGCCCGAACTGGAAAGCCTTTCCATGCTGCTGTGTGGAAAACCGCTTCCCCCGAGCTTTATTGATTCAGGAACGTTGTAA
- the nadD gene encoding nicotinate-nucleotide adenylyltransferase — protein sequence MTLGNTGENELMALFGGTFDPIHYGHLRPVEQLACEIQLEKVILLPNNVPPHRPQPEASSAQRLKMAQLAVEGNPLFSVDSRELQRDTPSYTIETLETLRKERGTEQPLAFIIGQDSLLTLYKWYRWESLLDVCHLVVLARPGYARELDTPALQRWYDAHITEDAGQLRQRPQGCIYQANTPLLDISATEIRQRRHEGRDCSDLLPFSVERYIESQGLYREHFTS from the coding sequence ATGACCTTAGGTAATACCGGTGAAAATGAACTGATGGCGCTGTTCGGCGGCACCTTTGACCCGATTCATTACGGTCATTTGCGTCCGGTTGAACAGTTGGCCTGTGAGATCCAGCTCGAAAAAGTGATTCTGCTGCCCAATAATGTGCCGCCTCATCGCCCTCAGCCTGAGGCAAGTTCAGCTCAGCGCCTAAAAATGGCACAGCTGGCCGTTGAGGGTAACCCATTGTTTTCAGTGGATTCACGTGAACTTCAACGCGATACACCTTCCTACACCATCGAGACTCTTGAAACGTTACGTAAAGAACGTGGCACTGAACAGCCTTTGGCGTTTATCATTGGCCAGGATTCATTACTAACGCTTTACAAATGGTACCGCTGGGAATCACTGCTCGACGTCTGTCATCTGGTGGTTTTAGCCCGTCCGGGATATGCCCGCGAGCTTGACACTCCCGCGTTGCAGCGTTGGTACGATGCGCACATAACAGAAGATGCCGGTCAGCTCAGGCAACGTCCTCAAGGCTGTATTTATCAAGCCAATACCCCGCTGCTGGATATTTCTGCGACAGAAATCCGCCAGCGTCGCCATGAGGGCCGCGATTGCTCAGATTTACTTCCCTTCTCGGTTGAGCGCTATATCGAATCACAGGGGCTGTATCGCGAACACTTTACGTCGTGA
- the rsfS gene encoding ribosome silencing factor — protein MQGKALQEFVIDKIDDLKAQDIISINVAGKSSITDCMVICTGTSSRHVVSIAGHLVEEAKAAGLDAHGIKGINEADWVVVDLGEVIVHVMQEESRLLYELEKLWG, from the coding sequence TTGCAAGGTAAAGCGCTCCAAGAATTCGTCATCGACAAAATTGATGACCTCAAAGCACAAGACATTATCTCTATTAATGTTGCTGGCAAATCAAGCATCACTGACTGCATGGTTATCTGTACCGGTACATCAAGCCGACACGTTGTTTCCATCGCTGGCCATTTGGTAGAAGAAGCCAAAGCCGCCGGTCTTGACGCTCACGGTATCAAAGGCATTAACGAAGCTGACTGGGTTGTCGTTGACCTGGGTGAAGTGATCGTTCACGTCATGCAGGAAGAGAGCCGTTTGCTGTACGAACTTGAGAAGCTTTGGGGTTAA
- the rlmH gene encoding 23S rRNA (pseudouridine(1915)-N(3))-methyltransferase RlmH yields the protein MKLQLVAVGTKMPDWVQTGFTDYLRRFPKDMPFELIEVPAGKRGKNADIKRILEKEGEQMLSVIGKGNRIVTLDIPGTPWETPQLAQQLERWKQDGRDVSLLIGGPEGLAPACKEAAVQSWSLSPLTLPHPLVRVLVAESLYRAWSITTNHPYHRE from the coding sequence GTGAAGCTGCAACTTGTCGCCGTGGGCACGAAAATGCCCGATTGGGTGCAGACTGGCTTCACGGATTATCTTCGCCGTTTCCCAAAAGACATGCCGTTTGAATTGATTGAAGTGCCCGCCGGTAAACGCGGGAAGAACGCGGATATCAAACGTATTCTTGAAAAAGAAGGCGAACAGATGCTGTCGGTGATTGGAAAAGGCAATCGTATCGTTACGCTGGATATTCCGGGAACCCCCTGGGAGACACCGCAGTTGGCCCAACAGCTCGAGCGCTGGAAGCAAGATGGCAGAGATGTCAGTTTGCTGATTGGCGGTCCTGAAGGGCTGGCACCAGCATGTAAAGAGGCCGCGGTTCAGAGCTGGTCGCTCTCTCCGCTGACGCTGCCACACCCACTGGTTCGGGTTCTGGTGGCTGAAAGCCTTTATCGTGCCTGGAGTATCACCACTAATCATCCGTACCACCGCGAGTAA